In one Ciona intestinalis unplaced genomic scaffold, KH HT000148.2, whole genome shotgun sequence genomic region, the following are encoded:
- the LOC100179151 gene encoding glutathione S-transferase theta-1-like yields the protein MVLKLYLDYMSQPCRALDMFMKMSKIPFVVHPVALRKGEHRQDWFKKITPLRKVPVLQDDNFYLTESIAMVRYLAGSYPTEALYPKNLKLRAKIDEYLEWQHVNTRILSSKVFLIENLKIPLEPLETAVENMEKMLYQLETMFLKDKDFIAGDQLTVADIFAICELMQPTMSGRDIFEGHPKLREWFQRAKAATQPHFNEAHAVFNASAARVQNKL from the exons ATGGTGTTAAAACTCTATTTAGACTACATGTCACAGCCATGTAGAGCATTGGACATGTTTATGAAGATGTCAAAAATTCCTTTTGTGGTTCACCCTGTTGCACTTAGAAAAG GAGAACATCGGCAAGATTGGTTTAAAAAGATAACTCCATTGCGAAAAGTACCTGTGTTACAAGATGACAATTTCTACCTCACTGAAAG TATTGCCATGGTGAGGTATTTGGCTGGTAGCTATCCAACTGAAGCTTTGTATCCAAAGAATCTAAAATTGAGAGCAAAGATTGATGAATATTTGGAATGGCAGCATGTGAACACAAG AATTTTGTCATCCAAAGTTTTTCTCATTGAAAATCTAAAAATCCCATTGGAACCATTAGAAACCGCTgtagaaaatatggaaaaaatGCTTTATCAACTGGAAACTATGTTCCTTAAAGACAAAGACTTTATTGCCG GTGATCAATTGACAGTCGCTGACATATTTGCAATATGTGAACTAATGCAACCAACTATGAGTGGTAGAGACATCTTTGAAGGCCACCCGAAGTTGCGCGAATGGTTCCAGCGTGCCAAAGCTGCCACCCAGCCCCATTTTAATGAGGCACATGCAGTGTTCAATGCCAGTGCAGCCAGAGTACagaataaactttaa
- the LOC100181482 gene encoding uncharacterized protein LOC100181482, giving the protein MAMSKCCFFFLLLIVLAALGGGVGIVIWVMNKNTKVENEEVATTPAPDNFSGSREECENWLRNPAGTSVRFTGVLGRSSLATRTTMLERSSEIITRNAHWLTGDETKDATALRGIRLEACGGKIPTVVIRIRPTEGLQLNNGISNWDYYKPTSPISTWTEYDEKLNSYLRVLAPIPAVVVLEPDLLMYAFDSVNQQYRWRNAQYEEEFLKRARKVIVRMNKAWVYVDAGNAGYLGSSTANLDQMATTLLRLPGLRGFSINTMHFINQTYNNLIASRLHCRTGLNFVVDTSRNRGEFSTKSILEMERCLFDPPHVRKGQIPSWGWGSKTATLRTKRYAQQQQVDRNNNNFQQTSSPTATNSNSNRFRVRTVAEASEMLRSFRSRLRRCATKPKFAGNDANLWLKTPGESDGRLYPYGTFRSCLLEHAQGCDDSCQMNQQRDSNQRPQQCQCDS; this is encoded by the exons ATGGCGATGTCGAAGTGCTGCTTCTTTTTCTTACTCCTCATCGTGCTGGCGGCGTTAGGTGGGGGGGTTGGAATCGTTATCTGGGTTatgaacaaaaatacaaaagtagAAAATGAGGAGGTAGCTACAACTCCTGCTCCTGATAACTTTAGTGGGAGCAGGGAAGAGTGCGAGAACTGGTTACGAAACCCAGCGGGGACTTCGGTCAGGTTTACTGGTGTACTTGGTCGCAGTAGCCTCGCTACAAGAACCACCATGCTTGAAAGGAGCAGCGAAATAATTACGAGAAATGCCCACTGGTTGACCGGCGATGAAACAAAAGACGCGACAGCTCTACGTGGGATTCGTTTGGAGGCATGTGGGGGCAAAATACCGACAGTTGTAATTCGAATTCGGCCTACTGAAGGTCTTCAGTTGAACAATGGTATTTCGAACTGGGATTATTACAAGCCTACATCGCCGATTTCTACCTGGACAGAGTACGACGAAAAGTTGAATTCTTACCTGCGAGTCCTCGCTCCAATCCCCGCCGTTGTAGTTTTGGAACCCGATCTTTTAATGTATGCTTTCGATTCGGTAAACCAACAATATAGATGGAGGAACGCACAATATGAAGAAGAATTTCTAAAACGCGCTCGAAAAGTCATTGt GAGAATGAACAAGGCTTGGGTTTATGTGGATGCTGGTAACGCTGGGTACCTTGGTAGCAGCACTGCAAATCTCGACCAAATGGCGACAACTTTACTTAGACTTCCAGGACTGCGCG GCTTCTCGATTAACACAATGCATTTCATCAACCAAACttacaataatttaattgCGAGTCGACTGCACTGTCGTACGGGTCTTAACTTCGTAGTGGACACAAGTCGTAATCGAGGAGAATTTTCAACCAAGTCAATTCTTGAGATGGAAAGATGTTTGTTTGATCCACCGCATGTGCGAAAG ggGCAAATACCGTCTTGGGGTTGGGGATCAAAGACAGCGACACTAAGGACCAAACGATACGCCCAGCAACAACAAGTTGACAGAAATAACAACAACTTCCAACAAACTTCATCTCCAACTGCGACAAACTCGAATTCGAATCGGTTCCGAGTAAGAACCGTTGCCGAAGCATCTGAGATGTTACGATCTTTTCGATCTCGGCTACGACGTTGCGCAACGAAACCTAAATTCGCAGGAAACGATGCGAATTTGTGGCTTAAAACACCAGGAGAATCGGACGGCAGACTTTACCCTTACGGGACGTTCAGATCGTGTCTGCTTGAGCACGCACAAGGTTGCGACGACTCGTGTCAGATGAACCAGCAGCGAGACTCGAACCAAAGACCTCAGCAATGCCAATGCGATTCATAA